From the genome of Polynucleobacter sp. AM-7D1:
ATCTACGGAAAGCGCTCTCACACCACTTGACCTCATTTGAAAAATACAATCATTCAAATTGACATTTTTATCAGCTCGCTCAATTGACACTCTAGTTTTTGGTGGCTGAAAACTTAACTGGTCAACTCTTTTTTTACCCGTGTAGTAATCAAGATACTCTTCCCATTTTTTTGTAATCGGGATGGAGTAATCCCCATTATTGATTATGTTTCTGAAAGGGATAACTTTTGAAGATCCCACTGGAAATTTGAAGTTATTAATCTCAAGATCTCTTCTGAAGGCTACTATGAAAAGTCTTTTACGAACTTGGGGAACATTGAATCCTGAGGAATCTAAAACTGAATGAAATACTTTATACCCCATAGACTCGATTGATTGTTTTGTTGATTCAAGAAGAGATCCACCACCAAAGTTCTCAAAATTCTTAACATTTTCTAAAAATACAATCTTAGGTTTTTTAATTTTAATAATACTAATTAAGCTACTTAAAACGCCGGATCTTTCATCCTCCAAGCCGAGTCTTTTACCTGCTATTGAAAATGGTTGACATGGAAATCCGGCACAAATGACATCGAAGTCAGGTATTTTTCTTGGATTTAACTTAGTAAGATCAGAGGAAATATTTTCTTCATTAAAATTACTGTTATATGTTTTGACAGAATCATCATTAATTTCCGAAGAAAATACACAAGTAAGCCCGAGCGACTCAAGAGCAACCCGAAAACCTCCAATCCCAGCACAAAAATCAGTAAAAGTATTAAGTTGAGTCATGAATAATTGTTAATCTTGATGTGAGTACATTGTAGTTTCTAATGAATTTAGAAGCTAAATTACAATTAGCCTCAATGATGAGTAGTTCAACTTAACTCCCTTCTCATCATTAAGCCACCTATGAATAGCTAAGATTGATTCTCCATTAGCCCTTTTCTTTTTCATTTCAACTATTAGCTTTTGTTCTTTCATATTTGGGACTTTCTTACCGTCCTTGATATTAAAACCAAATCCACGACGACCACCAACAAAGTAACCTTGACTTTTCCTCATCTGCTTCACCTCACTAATTCTTGAAGCAATTCTTTCTCTTTCAAAGGAAGCAAAAGCTGAGAGGATAGTAAAAATAATAGCTCCGACACCGTTACCAGTAACATCTCCACCGAGATCAATAGAGTGAACACTACAGTTTCGCTCTTTGAGAAGATGAAGCGTATTCAAAGCGTCTCGTGTATTACGAAAGCCTCTATCTAGTTTGGGAAAGATTAAGACATCCCCTGACTGAATCACCCTGAGTAGTTTTGAGCCTTCTGGTCGGCTATTAAATTCAAGTCCACCACTGACCCCTCTTTCGACGAATACCGAACTCTCTTCTAGATCTAAACCTCTCGAGGAAGCGTAACTCGTAACTTGTTTAATTTGGGCTTCCAGTGAGTCACCTTCTTTAGCCTGTTGAATAGTTGATACCCTTACATAACCGTAAACAGCCATTTCGTCGTCCTTTTCAAAATTTGATCGAGACGAACTATTGATGGTTTTTGAATTAAAGACAACAACGGTTGAGGGTTAGATACAGTAATCCTTCAGTTTTAATTAAAAATCGTGTCAAATTTATTTTTGAAAAAGTGTTACAAATCAACAACTTATAGCTAAAAGTAATGAAAAAACAGGTCAAAATAGGTAAAAAGACTAGAAAAATGGCTTATTTTTCATAATGTGGAATTATTTTGGACTCGGATCTTATAAATAGTTAAACGAAGGAAAAACCTTCGTTAATCGACCCCTGAACCCTATCGTTGGTCTTGAACCCCCTGAGAATTGGATCGAAAAACCTGAAATTCAAATATCGTTAATGAGAACGATATGACCGTGTTCGACCTATAAAAGCTAATAATGAAAAAAGAATACTTAGAACCGTGGAAACGAATCTACCCTACGAAGAATGAGTTAGCTGAAGCCTGGTCTAACTGGTTCGAATCTAAATCTGATGAGTGGGATCTTTTTACTATGACCGTAGTCTTTAAGTCTGGTGGAAAAATACCTAGACCCGATCGATGGGAGGGGGAGTATAAAAAATATGTACTTAATAAAATAAAACGAGCCTTAGAACCAAATCAAAAAAATCAAGAACACGCTATTCCGTATGAAGAGTTCTTATATTACGAGAAAGATGAATCTTCATTGTTTAGGGTTTCCAAATCACACAAGCCTCATCACATCCACTCGTTAATTCCAATCAGAAAATCACAGGTTTATCGCTTTTGGTCTATTGACAGTAACGATCTACAGGAACGAATTAAAAGGGATATTTACTCGATTGAGACTGTCCAGTCTGTTCTTGTAGAGAAAGTTAAGGTTGATCAAACAATCAATTGGGTCAAATATCTTCTGAAAGGTAAATCAATTTAACTCGAAAAGTTTTCCTCGAGTACTAATTATGTAGTCTGAACTAAAGCTAGACCAGTTCCAAATGTAGTTGAAGTAACCACCCTTGTATGTTGGATTAATCACTGTGAAAATTGTTCCGTTATAAAGTCCATATCTCTTATATTCAAATTTAAGTTCTTTTGGATCAAAGTCACCATCAAATTCAAGTTCCGAGTTTCCATTCTTAAATCCACTCTCCGAGACATAGATGAATT
Proteins encoded in this window:
- a CDS encoding DNA cytosine methyltransferase; this encodes MTQLNTFTDFCAGIGGFRVALESLGLTCVFSSEINDDSVKTYNSNFNEENISSDLTKLNPRKIPDFDVICAGFPCQPFSIAGKRLGLEDERSGVLSSLISIIKIKKPKIVFLENVKNFENFGGGSLLESTKQSIESMGYKVFHSVLDSSGFNVPQVRKRLFIVAFRRDLEINNFKFPVGSSKVIPFRNIINNGDYSIPITKKWEEYLDYYTGKKRVDQLSFQPPKTRVSIERADKNVNLNDCIFQMRSSGVRALSVDKPLPTLAVSISGGGAMIPIYSKERRHLNLIELKRLMGFPDNYLFPVSRTSAIKQLANAVCPPVIEAIMSKVIKTIKDGDEEPDQKYLPL
- a CDS encoding recombinase family protein; amino-acid sequence: MAVYGYVRVSTIQQAKEGDSLEAQIKQVTSYASSRGLDLEESSVFVERGVSGGLEFNSRPEGSKLLRVIQSGDVLIFPKLDRGFRNTRDALNTLHLLKERNCSVHSIDLGGDVTGNGVGAIIFTILSAFASFERERIASRISEVKQMRKSQGYFVGGRRGFGFNIKDGKKVPNMKEQKLIVEMKKKRANGESILAIHRWLNDEKGVKLNYSSLRLIVI